Proteins from a genomic interval of Treponema succinifaciens DSM 2489:
- a CDS encoding glycoside hydrolase family 43 protein: MKIYNPILSGFHADPSIVNADGECIIANSTFEWFPGVELHRSKDMKTWKPAPSPLSEKRLLDMAGNKASCGIWAPCLSYSDGIFYLVFTNVRSWNDGPWKDCPNFLTTAESIEGPWSDPVFMNASGFDASLFHDDDGKKWFVNMEWDYRQQGPRQFSGILVQEYDCKAKKLVGKVHKIFLGTDIGLVEGPHLYKRDGWYYLVCAEGGTSYEHAITCARSKNLFGPYEVHPANPLITSYGYDCKLKRAGHGSWCKSPDGKKDYLVYLCGRPLEGTERCVLGRETGIAELEWKEGWPWVKQSDGTLKNCPPDYIELNGRGVVAPGCGVVHVAEKYEFKNKDFLAEFKTLRIPFDDKRFSISERPGFLRIHGGQSPSSCFEQSILARRQTDFDFVAETKMEFSPENFQHFAGMVYRYDEKSQYLCIVTQDEQKGKVIQVMSIMPEGFSREMECQIDEEKPVWIRLEVHQKTGFFYWSQDGKNFRQIRPLIDASKLSDEYGTQGFTGAFVGMYCADLISYKKFADFEYFSYKRLG; the protein is encoded by the coding sequence ATGAAAATTTATAATCCTATTCTTTCAGGGTTTCATGCTGACCCTTCAATTGTCAATGCAGATGGCGAATGCATTATTGCGAATTCTACATTTGAATGGTTTCCGGGTGTTGAGTTGCATCGTTCTAAAGACATGAAGACATGGAAACCTGCGCCTTCTCCGCTTTCTGAAAAACGTCTTTTGGATATGGCGGGAAACAAGGCTTCGTGTGGAATTTGGGCGCCGTGCCTTTCTTATTCAGATGGAATTTTTTATCTTGTTTTTACAAATGTAAGAAGCTGGAACGATGGTCCTTGGAAAGACTGCCCGAATTTTTTAACTACTGCTGAATCTATTGAAGGTCCTTGGTCTGATCCGGTTTTTATGAATGCCTCTGGATTTGACGCTTCTTTGTTCCATGATGACGACGGAAAAAAATGGTTTGTGAACATGGAATGGGATTATAGACAGCAAGGTCCGCGCCAGTTTTCTGGAATTCTTGTTCAGGAATATGATTGCAAGGCAAAAAAACTTGTTGGAAAAGTTCATAAGATTTTTTTAGGAACGGACATTGGGCTTGTGGAAGGTCCGCATCTTTATAAGCGCGACGGATGGTATTATCTTGTTTGTGCGGAAGGTGGAACTAGCTATGAACATGCAATAACTTGCGCAAGGTCAAAAAATTTATTCGGACCTTATGAAGTTCATCCTGCAAATCCTCTGATTACTTCTTATGGCTATGACTGCAAGTTAAAAAGGGCTGGTCACGGCTCTTGGTGCAAGTCTCCAGACGGAAAAAAAGATTATTTGGTTTATCTTTGCGGACGCCCCCTTGAAGGAACTGAGCGCTGTGTTCTTGGGCGCGAAACTGGAATTGCAGAACTTGAATGGAAAGAAGGATGGCCTTGGGTGAAGCAGTCCGACGGAACTTTAAAGAATTGTCCGCCTGATTACATAGAACTAAATGGTCGCGGAGTTGTTGCACCAGGCTGTGGAGTTGTTCATGTTGCTGAAAAATATGAATTTAAAAACAAGGATTTTCTAGCGGAATTTAAAACCTTAAGAATTCCTTTTGATGATAAACGCTTTTCAATTTCAGAACGTCCGGGCTTTTTAAGAATTCACGGAGGGCAGTCTCCTAGTTCTTGCTTTGAGCAGAGCATTTTGGCGCGCCGCCAGACTGATTTTGATTTTGTTGCTGAAACAAAAATGGAATTCAGCCCGGAAAATTTTCAGCATTTTGCGGGAATGGTTTACCGTTATGATGAAAAATCCCAGTATCTTTGCATTGTAACTCAAGATGAGCAAAAAGGAAAAGTTATTCAGGTTATGTCCATTATGCCAGAAGGATTTTCCCGTGAAATGGAATGTCAGATTGATGAAGAAAAACCTGTCTGGATAAGGCTTGAAGTTCATCAAAAAACTGGATTTTTCTATTGGTCGCAGGATGGGAAAAATTTCAGGCAGATTCGTCCGCTTATAGATGCAAGTAAACTGTCCGATGAATATGGAACTCAAGGATTTACAGGAGCATTTGTGGGAATGTATTGCGCCGACTTGATTTCCTATAAGAAATTTGCAGACTTTGAATATTTTTCCTATAAGAGGCTCGGCTAA
- a CDS encoding ABC transporter substrate-binding protein, which produces MKKNFAVISAVMIGAFAFIVGGCSKDKASQGKSDANNKLVVWSFTDELNGMIDNYFKKDSRFAGKYDISFSLTPTDQFPNKLDPVLASGSGCPDVFALEDAFVRKYIESGLLLDITDIYNEVKDKVYPYPVEVGTYNGKVYGMSWQVTPGAVFYRRSLAKKYLGTDDPAEVQKHLANWDKFLETAELLKQKSNGDCYIVSSTGDMFKPYSAGRASPWVVDDKLVIDQKMYDYMDMCKILHDKGYEGRVGQWSEGWFAGMKGVFKDESGKNKEIFSYFLPTWGLHYVLKTNAPESAGDWAMCAGPVGYRWGGTWVAAWKGTKNPNAAKEFIKYIATDDTFLESWAKNTGDVVSNKNVVDKIKDSYADPYLAGQNHYSAFAEMAKSVNGKLSQGTDQAIESIFSEETAAYVNGEKTKQQALDDFKVQVSSTLSLSL; this is translated from the coding sequence ATGAAGAAAAATTTTGCAGTTATTTCTGCAGTGATGATTGGAGCTTTTGCTTTTATCGTGGGAGGATGCTCTAAAGATAAGGCATCTCAGGGAAAATCAGATGCAAACAACAAGCTTGTAGTCTGGTCTTTTACAGACGAGCTTAACGGAATGATTGATAATTATTTCAAGAAAGACTCTCGTTTTGCCGGAAAATATGATATTTCATTTTCTCTCACACCTACTGACCAGTTTCCTAACAAACTTGACCCTGTACTGGCTTCTGGTTCTGGATGTCCTGATGTTTTCGCTCTTGAAGATGCTTTTGTGCGCAAATACATTGAATCAGGTCTTTTGCTTGACATTACAGATATTTATAACGAAGTAAAGGACAAGGTTTATCCGTATCCTGTAGAAGTCGGAACTTACAACGGAAAAGTTTACGGAATGTCTTGGCAGGTTACTCCGGGTGCAGTTTTCTATCGCCGTTCTCTTGCAAAAAAGTATCTTGGGACAGACGATCCTGCCGAAGTTCAGAAGCATCTTGCAAACTGGGATAAATTCCTTGAAACAGCAGAGCTTTTGAAACAAAAGTCAAATGGTGACTGCTATATTGTTTCTTCTACTGGCGATATGTTCAAGCCTTATAGTGCTGGCCGCGCATCTCCTTGGGTTGTAGATGACAAGCTTGTTATTGACCAGAAAATGTATGACTACATGGATATGTGCAAAATCTTGCATGACAAGGGCTATGAAGGCCGTGTTGGCCAGTGGTCTGAAGGTTGGTTTGCAGGAATGAAAGGTGTTTTCAAGGATGAATCAGGAAAAAATAAGGAAATATTCAGCTACTTCTTGCCAACTTGGGGACTTCATTATGTTCTTAAGACAAATGCTCCTGAATCTGCTGGCGACTGGGCAATGTGCGCAGGTCCTGTAGGCTATCGCTGGGGTGGAACTTGGGTTGCGGCATGGAAAGGAACAAAGAATCCTAACGCTGCTAAAGAATTTATAAAATACATTGCTACTGACGACACATTCCTTGAGTCATGGGCAAAAAATACAGGCGATGTTGTTTCAAACAAGAATGTTGTTGATAAAATAAAAGACAGCTATGCAGATCCTTATCTTGCTGGACAGAATCACTATTCAGCTTTTGCAGAAATGGCTAAATCTGTAAATGGAAAACTTTCGCAGGGAACAGATCAGGCTATTGAGTCAATATTTTCTGAAGAAACAGCGGCTTACGTAAATGGTGAAAAAACAAAGCAGCAGGCTCTTGATGACTTCAAGGTTCAAGTTTCTTCAACACTTTCACTTTCTTTGTAA
- a CDS encoding YbaB/EbfC family nucleoid-associated protein, translating to MNPFDMVKNLAGMQSQLKAAQEKLAELEAEGSSGGNMVQVTVNGKFELVDIKLDPICVDNRDVPMLQDLIKAAHHAALEKIQDEIKNQLGPMVAGMNIPGMGV from the coding sequence ATGAATCCTTTTGATATGGTAAAAAATCTTGCGGGAATGCAGAGCCAGCTTAAGGCGGCGCAGGAAAAGCTTGCTGAGCTTGAGGCTGAAGGCTCTTCCGGCGGAAATATGGTGCAAGTTACTGTAAACGGAAAATTTGAGCTTGTAGATATAAAGCTTGATCCAATCTGTGTTGATAACAGAGATGTTCCTATGCTTCAGGATTTAATAAAAGCCGCCCATCATGCTGCCCTAGAAAAAATTCAGGATGAAATAAAAAATCAGCTTGGACCTATGGTTGCAGGAATGAATATTCCGGGAATGGGCGTGTAA
- the recR gene encoding recombination mediator RecR — protein sequence MNALDELTESFSRLPGIGKKSAARIASHLLKTDSSFNIRFSNQILSLQERIKPCSICGAWTEEDPCPICSDIARDKTILCVVEQPQDVATIESSHEFHGLFHVLGGVISPLEGITPDKLRISQLLERVKLGVIKEVIIATNPTVEGDTTALFIQRVLQDTQVVVTRLASGLPAGGDLEYADRLTLARSFQGRVKI from the coding sequence ATGAACGCTCTTGACGAGTTGACAGAAAGTTTTTCAAGGCTTCCTGGAATCGGAAAAAAATCTGCGGCTAGAATTGCAAGCCATCTTTTAAAGACCGACAGTTCTTTTAATATCCGTTTTTCAAATCAAATTTTGTCGTTGCAGGAAAGAATAAAACCTTGTTCTATTTGCGGCGCCTGGACAGAAGAAGATCCCTGCCCTATTTGTTCCGACATTGCAAGAGATAAAACAATTCTTTGTGTTGTTGAGCAGCCACAGGACGTTGCGACAATTGAAAGTTCTCATGAATTCCACGGATTGTTTCATGTTTTGGGCGGAGTTATTTCTCCTCTTGAAGGAATTACGCCGGACAAGCTTAGAATTTCACAGCTGCTTGAGCGTGTAAAGCTTGGTGTTATAAAAGAAGTCATTATTGCAACGAATCCCACTGTTGAAGGCGATACAACAGCTCTTTTTATACAGCGCGTTTTGCAAGACACTCAAGTTGTTGTTACGCGGCTTGCTTCTGGACTTCCGGCTGGAGGAGATTTGGAATATGCGGACCGGCTTACATTGGCAAGAAGTTTTCAGGGACGCGTTAAAATTTAG
- a CDS encoding LacI family DNA-binding transcriptional regulator has protein sequence MVTIYDIALKTGYSAPTVSKALNKTGGLSNSTRKKILDAAKELGYRPNMTARALTTKKSFLIGVIYEDADMQRGFDHPLFGKILNKFRECLEFAGYDLLFISHALIGEKKSYVEHCYHRNVDAVGIINPLSADNEIMELAESDIPCVSTNFIIPGISTVVTANVDAGYKAASCFIKNGHKKIAYIGGTYSQYNMAAIDRLEGLKKAFKDFGLKYDESYVKFCHKWSRAESHDAMKELLERHDDITAVFVANDNMAVGAMEYVKSIGKRIPDDISFIGFDDEMISEFYSPPLTTFRQDIKTIGELSAEILMNRLVGIPVGECVRVPAIFIERNSVKKL, from the coding sequence ATGGTTACAATTTATGATATCGCTTTAAAAACAGGTTATTCTGCTCCTACAGTTTCCAAGGCTCTTAACAAGACTGGTGGCTTAAGCAATTCAACTAGAAAAAAAATCCTTGATGCAGCCAAGGAGTTAGGCTATCGCCCAAATATGACAGCCCGCGCTCTTACTACAAAAAAGTCTTTTTTAATAGGGGTAATTTATGAAGATGCCGATATGCAAAGAGGTTTCGATCATCCTTTGTTTGGAAAGATTCTGAATAAATTCAGGGAATGTTTGGAATTTGCCGGGTACGATTTGCTTTTTATTTCCCATGCTCTAATTGGAGAAAAAAAGTCTTATGTTGAGCACTGCTACCACAGAAATGTAGATGCGGTTGGAATTATAAATCCTCTCAGTGCGGACAATGAAATTATGGAGCTTGCAGAATCCGACATTCCTTGCGTTTCAACAAACTTTATAATTCCCGGAATTTCAACTGTTGTAACTGCAAATGTTGATGCTGGATATAAAGCCGCTTCATGTTTTATTAAAAACGGACATAAAAAAATTGCCTACATAGGCGGAACTTATTCACAATATAATATGGCTGCAATTGACCGCTTGGAAGGATTAAAAAAAGCCTTTAAAGATTTCGGGCTGAAATATGATGAATCTTATGTGAAATTTTGCCATAAATGGTCGCGAGCGGAAAGCCATGATGCTATGAAAGAGCTTCTTGAACGGCATGACGATATTACCGCAGTTTTTGTTGCAAATGACAATATGGCGGTCGGCGCAATGGAATATGTAAAATCAATTGGAAAAAGAATTCCCGACGACATTTCTTTTATTGGTTTTGATGATGAAATGATTTCCGAATTTTATTCTCCGCCTTTGACAACATTCAGGCAGGATATAAAGACAATCGGCGAGCTTTCTGCAGAAATCCTTATGAATCGTCTTGTTGGAATTCCTGTGGGCGAATGTGTCCGTGTGCCGGCTATATTTATAGAAAGAAATTCAGTGAAAAAACTTTAG
- a CDS encoding carbohydrate ABC transporter permease — protein MKYKYGLTVKRTVLYVLMIFFALLAVIPIYLMLINATRTNAQINSGISLLPGNNTLQNWKNLTSRSFKIWRGFGNSAVIAIFSTVLGVYFSTLTAYGIQVYKFKGRNLLWGFILVVIMIPGTLSFIGFYQFMAKIHLTNSFIPLIVPSIASAGTVLFLRQYMESILSFELIDAGRIDGAGEFRIFNTIMLPILTPAIAAQSIFSFVASWNNFMTPFVLLSDQDKYTLPMLVQSLRGDIYRTEYGSIYLGVAVSLIPILVFYAFMSRYIISGITMGSVKE, from the coding sequence ATGAAATATAAGTATGGACTTACAGTTAAAAGAACAGTATTATATGTGCTGATGATTTTCTTTGCGTTGCTTGCAGTTATTCCGATTTATCTTATGCTTATAAACGCAACGAGAACAAATGCGCAGATTAACTCCGGAATTTCACTTTTGCCGGGAAATAATACTTTGCAAAACTGGAAAAATCTTACAAGCCGCTCTTTTAAAATCTGGCGCGGATTTGGAAACAGTGCGGTTATTGCTATTTTTTCAACTGTGCTTGGAGTTTATTTTTCTACATTGACAGCTTATGGAATTCAGGTTTATAAATTTAAGGGAAGGAATTTGCTCTGGGGATTTATTTTAGTTGTTATTATGATTCCTGGAACTCTTTCGTTTATCGGATTCTATCAGTTTATGGCTAAAATTCATCTTACAAACAGCTTTATTCCGCTGATTGTTCCTTCAATTGCTTCTGCTGGAACTGTTCTTTTTTTGCGCCAGTATATGGAATCAATTCTTTCATTTGAGCTTATTGATGCCGGAAGAATTGACGGAGCTGGTGAATTTAGAATTTTCAACACGATAATGCTCCCGATTTTGACACCAGCAATCGCTGCGCAGAGTATTTTTTCTTTTGTTGCTTCTTGGAACAATTTTATGACGCCGTTTGTTCTTCTTTCTGATCAAGATAAATATACTTTGCCAATGCTTGTTCAGTCTTTGCGCGGAGATATTTACCGCACAGAATACGGCTCAATTTATCTTGGAGTCGCAGTTTCGTTGATTCCGATTCTTGTGTTCTATGCGTTTATGTCAAGATATATTATTTCTGGAATTACAATGGGAAGCGTAAAAGAGTAA
- a CDS encoding carbohydrate ABC transporter permease — MKKKSGIETKTNRNGYFFVLPFILVYAAFQFWPILYTLILGFSDLKGLRSDFSFVGLKNFQKLIHDRYFWGSVKNTFIMWGCNFAPQLGIALLFAIWFTDIRLNLKGRGLFRAVFYMPNLLTTASIAILFRSLFAYPVGPVNQFLTGTLGIWSSGVVDGEIVNQGFNFFRMPNASRLIVSFIQWWMWCGHTLIMLMAGITSISPSLYEAAIVDGANNRQQTFYITLPLLRPMMLYILVTSMIGGMQLFEIPFLLTGMHGEPDFKIRTMSVYLYNMGFQGGTDYSYAAAIAIAIFIITIILSLGINALVKERPAKSRKED; from the coding sequence ATGAAAAAAAAATCCGGAATAGAAACCAAGACAAATAGAAACGGATACTTTTTTGTTTTGCCTTTTATACTGGTTTATGCGGCATTTCAGTTTTGGCCGATTTTGTATACATTGATTTTAGGATTCAGCGATTTAAAAGGTCTTCGCTCTGATTTTAGTTTTGTCGGGTTAAAGAATTTTCAGAAACTTATACATGATAGATATTTCTGGGGTTCAGTAAAAAACACTTTTATAATGTGGGGCTGCAATTTTGCTCCTCAGCTTGGAATCGCCTTGCTTTTTGCAATCTGGTTTACTGATATAAGGCTGAATCTAAAAGGAAGAGGATTGTTCCGTGCGGTTTTTTATATGCCGAATCTTTTGACAACCGCATCTATTGCGATTCTTTTTAGAAGCCTTTTTGCTTATCCAGTTGGACCTGTAAATCAGTTTTTGACAGGAACTCTGGGAATTTGGTCTTCTGGAGTTGTTGACGGTGAGATTGTAAACCAGGGATTCAATTTCTTTAGAATGCCAAATGCTTCGCGGCTGATTGTTTCTTTTATTCAATGGTGGATGTGGTGCGGCCATACTTTGATTATGCTTATGGCTGGAATAACAAGCATTTCTCCTTCTTTGTATGAGGCTGCCATTGTTGACGGAGCGAATAACCGTCAGCAGACTTTCTATATAACATTGCCGCTTTTACGCCCGATGATGCTTTATATTCTTGTTACTTCGATGATCGGTGGAATGCAGCTTTTTGAAATTCCTTTCCTTCTCACAGGAATGCACGGAGAGCCTGACTTTAAGATTAGAACGATGTCAGTTTATCTTTACAATATGGGATTCCAAGGCGGAACAGATTATTCTTATGCCGCTGCAATTGCGATTGCTATCTTTATTATCACAATTATTTTGTCTCTTGGAATAAATGCTCTTGTAAAGGAGCGTCCTGCAAAATCCCGCAAGGAAGACTGA
- the pyrE gene encoding orotate phosphoribosyltransferase, producing the protein MEQYKKDFIDFMVECNVLKFGSFTLKSGRKSPFFMNAGAYTTGNQLARLGEFYAKAIHDNFGDNFDVLFGPAYKGIPLAVATAIAYHNLYEKEIKYCSDRKEEKDHGADKGSLLGYKIQDGDRVVIIEDVTTSGKSIEETYPKIKAQETTSDGIKIVGEIVSLNRMEKAPDSTKAALDVITEKYGFPARAIVSMADVVECLYTNGDKKIITDEIKKEIDAYYSEWGAK; encoded by the coding sequence ATGGAACAATACAAAAAAGACTTTATAGATTTTATGGTTGAATGCAACGTACTTAAATTCGGCTCATTTACACTCAAAAGCGGAAGAAAATCACCTTTTTTTATGAACGCAGGAGCATACACAACAGGAAACCAGCTTGCGCGCCTCGGAGAATTCTATGCAAAAGCAATCCACGACAATTTTGGAGACAACTTTGACGTTTTGTTTGGACCTGCATACAAAGGAATTCCTCTGGCCGTAGCAACAGCAATCGCATATCATAACCTTTATGAAAAAGAAATCAAATATTGCTCAGACAGAAAAGAAGAAAAGGACCACGGCGCAGACAAAGGTTCTCTTTTAGGATACAAAATTCAAGACGGAGACCGGGTTGTTATAATAGAAGACGTAACAACTTCCGGAAAATCAATTGAAGAAACTTACCCAAAAATCAAAGCGCAGGAAACAACTTCCGACGGAATAAAAATTGTAGGCGAAATCGTAAGCCTGAACCGCATGGAAAAAGCACCTGACAGCACAAAAGCCGCCCTTGACGTTATAACAGAAAAATACGGATTTCCTGCACGTGCAATAGTTTCAATGGCAGATGTTGTTGAATGCTTATATACAAACGGCGACAAAAAAATCATAACCGACGAAATAAAAAAAGAAATTGACGCATACTACAGTGAATGGGGTGCAAAATAA
- a CDS encoding GH36-type glycosyl hydrolase domain-containing protein → MQYGYFDDEAKEYVITRPDTPTSWSNYLGSTEYGAVITNNAGGYGFYKSGAQGRFMRLRFNSIPMDQPGRYFYLRDMESGDYWSASWQPVGKPLDKFKSECRHGTAYTKITSEYEGIKSETKYYVPLGQTFEYWRLKVTNTGSKKRKLRAFSYCEFSNQWNTTQDQVNLQYSIFIVKGEKSAPNMLRYSIHENLYIQHQKNPAINDYMSEWIALAGAPMTGFDTSREAFIGTYGNYKEPAAVLKGECSNSEAFGDNSCGTVQADIELNPGETKEIMVLLGIGDANVEGKKTVEEFGTFERADQEFEKLIKNWHSKLNSFSAVTPDEDINHTVNMWGLYNCLITFAWSRAASLVYNGERDGLGYRDSVQDILGVSAAIPQEAEERLVRLLSGQFSNGGALPVISKDFEAGKQKMIPAEKFRSDDCQWFFNAVPCFVAETGNFDFFNRVVPYADKGEDTVYGHLKQALLFNLERMGKDGLPCGLLADWNDCLKLGYHGESLFVAFQLRLGLTTYADISKRLGKNDEADWALSERKKLDENIQKKCWDGKWFIWAIAEDGTVYGTQSIEEGQIYFNTQVWSVLSGAATPEQMKTCLESVKEKLATPYGLMLCAPPFIYASRDIMSSVVYLPGIKENAGIFNHTQGWGIIAEIMNGNGDRAYEYCKAALPATYNTKAEIRQSEPYVIGQTTYSTYSKRPGNTRVSWLSGAATWNYYSITQYMLGIRPQYNGLLIDPCIKHDWDGFKVERRWRKMNLHIEVKNPSHVSKGIEYIEIDGKRIDSSTIPAELLKDGSTIIAVMGKNALPVENERM, encoded by the coding sequence ATGCAATACGGATATTTTGATGACGAAGCCAAAGAATACGTTATTACACGTCCAGACACACCGACTTCCTGGAGCAACTATCTTGGCTCAACTGAATATGGAGCTGTCATAACAAACAACGCGGGTGGCTACGGATTTTACAAGTCTGGAGCGCAGGGAAGATTTATGCGCCTTAGATTCAATTCAATTCCAATGGATCAGCCTGGCCGCTATTTTTATCTGCGCGACATGGAATCAGGCGACTACTGGTCAGCTTCCTGGCAACCTGTAGGAAAACCTTTGGACAAATTTAAAAGCGAATGCCGCCACGGAACTGCATACACAAAAATCACTTCTGAATACGAAGGAATCAAATCTGAAACAAAATATTATGTTCCGCTCGGGCAGACATTTGAATACTGGCGTTTAAAAGTTACAAACACCGGAAGCAAAAAACGCAAGCTCCGCGCATTCAGCTACTGCGAATTTTCAAATCAATGGAACACAACGCAAGACCAAGTAAATTTGCAGTATTCAATTTTCATTGTCAAAGGCGAAAAGTCCGCGCCAAATATGCTGCGTTATTCAATACACGAAAACCTTTATATTCAGCATCAGAAAAATCCTGCAATCAACGACTACATGAGCGAATGGATAGCTCTTGCTGGCGCGCCAATGACAGGATTCGACACAAGCCGTGAAGCATTTATCGGAACTTACGGAAACTACAAAGAACCTGCGGCAGTTTTAAAAGGCGAATGCTCAAATTCAGAAGCGTTCGGAGACAATTCTTGCGGAACAGTTCAAGCTGACATTGAACTGAATCCGGGTGAAACAAAAGAAATCATGGTTCTTCTCGGAATCGGAGACGCAAATGTTGAAGGCAAAAAAACTGTAGAAGAATTTGGAACATTTGAACGCGCAGACCAAGAATTTGAAAAGCTTATAAAAAACTGGCATTCAAAGCTAAACAGCTTTTCGGCAGTTACGCCGGATGAAGACATAAACCACACAGTGAATATGTGGGGACTTTATAACTGCCTTATAACTTTCGCCTGGTCAAGAGCCGCATCTTTGGTTTACAACGGAGAACGCGACGGACTTGGCTACAGAGATTCAGTTCAGGATATTCTTGGAGTAAGCGCGGCAATTCCGCAGGAAGCAGAAGAACGTCTTGTTCGGCTTTTAAGCGGGCAGTTTTCAAACGGAGGCGCATTGCCTGTAATAAGCAAGGATTTTGAAGCCGGAAAACAAAAAATGATTCCAGCAGAAAAATTCCGCTCAGACGACTGCCAGTGGTTCTTTAATGCTGTACCTTGTTTTGTCGCAGAAACTGGAAACTTTGATTTCTTCAACCGCGTAGTTCCTTATGCAGACAAGGGCGAAGATACAGTTTACGGACATTTAAAGCAGGCTCTTTTGTTCAATCTTGAGAGAATGGGAAAAGACGGACTTCCTTGCGGACTTCTCGCCGACTGGAACGACTGCCTAAAACTCGGCTACCACGGAGAAAGCCTTTTTGTTGCATTCCAGCTTAGACTCGGACTTACAACTTACGCGGATATTTCAAAACGCCTCGGAAAAAACGACGAAGCTGACTGGGCTTTGAGCGAGCGCAAAAAACTCGATGAAAACATCCAGAAAAAATGCTGGGACGGAAAATGGTTTATATGGGCAATCGCAGAAGACGGAACAGTCTACGGAACTCAGTCAATTGAAGAAGGACAGATTTACTTCAACACACAAGTCTGGTCAGTTCTTTCAGGAGCCGCAACTCCAGAACAAATGAAAACCTGCCTTGAATCTGTAAAAGAAAAACTTGCAACTCCTTACGGACTTATGCTTTGCGCGCCGCCATTTATCTATGCAAGCCGCGACATAATGAGCTCAGTTGTATATCTTCCGGGAATAAAGGAAAATGCCGGAATTTTCAACCACACACAAGGCTGGGGAATTATCGCTGAAATCATGAACGGAAACGGCGACAGAGCCTACGAATATTGCAAAGCCGCGCTTCCAGCTACATACAACACAAAGGCAGAAATCCGCCAGAGCGAACCTTATGTTATCGGGCAGACAACTTATTCCACATATTCAAAACGTCCGGGCAACACAAGAGTTTCCTGGCTTTCTGGAGCCGCAACTTGGAACTATTATTCAATCACGCAGTATATGCTTGGAATCCGCCCGCAGTACAACGGACTTTTGATTGATCCATGCATTAAGCATGACTGGGACGGATTTAAAGTTGAACGCCGCTGGAGAAAAATGAATCTTCACATTGAAGTAAAAAATCCTTCGCACGTTTCAAAAGGAATTGAATATATCGAAATAGACGGAAAACGCATCGATTCTTCCACAATTCCAGCTGAGCTTTTAAAAGACGGAAGCACAATCATTGCCGTAATGGGCAAAAATGCGCTTCCTGTAGAAAACGAGCGTATGTAA